The window TTGGATTTCTACTTATCATTGGCCTCTTCTTCATTTTCCTTCTTGGCAATCTTCTTTCAATCAAGAATATTTGTGATGATTACTGATGCAACTAATACATATGCAAACTTGTCAATAATTTAATACCTGGCAAATTTTCCACTATTACAGCTCCAACAGTTCTAAACCATCAGTAGATTTAAGTTCTGTTAACCAGGCACATGTATAAGCAAACTTTAGGTTCTGTTATCCACTCACATGCATAAGCAAAACATCTTTATCTTGATCATGAGTGTTCATGGGCCTCAGAGTTCGTGAGTTGTGTCGACACAAATCATGAGAATCCTAGCAGCGTTTTGGAACCAATTTTCGTGTAAAAGAATTTCAATTCTATACCATAAAAGAAttcttaaaaatcataatttcaattgTTATTTTGGATTTATGTTTGGAATCGAgtgaaaaaaaatgagaatttgAATTccatttccttttcccttttgttTAGAATCACAAGACTTGTTTATCTTAATATCCGAGGTTCCTTTGCTCATGTTTTTTTTGAAGGAATTCTCAAAGCAGATTTGACCAATTAGTGTTTTCAATCTCTATTCTTTAGAAAATTGAATTCTATTCTTATTTCTTACTTTTCTTTGTCGAGTAAACCAGCAATCTGATACAATACCAAAAATAGAGTTCTAATTTCATAGAACACCAAAAATAAAGTTCAAAACTTGCTGGATATCCCTCTCTTTCACTTATCTATCAAATTTAAAACAACTTTGCAAGATGCAGCTTTAGCCGTGTGCAATTGTTAGCCATAGATTTTTTTAGACGTAGGCTAGTTACTGATGAGATGAGTTTTTTTATCAATGTAGCTTGCATTGCAACAATTTGACAATCCTCTGTCAAAGAAACTTAATGATGTACTTAATGAGATAAGACAACAAAGATGCTCGTATCTACGGTATGGCTGTTATTTGGCTTTTCTCATTCAGTAAAATAATAGTTCTATAGTTTTATaacaacaaaattttaaaatccaaTGCAGTTTATGGGTTTGCCGAAAGGGAGCTCCTTCAGGTTAGTAAAAGTTTCAATCTCATAAATCAACATTTAGTTTGTTCAAGTATTTTGGCCTTTGTTGTTGTTTGCTTGCCACGGAACCTTTTTTGCTGCCGAAACAATCTGCCATCTCATTGTAGTATCACTTTTGGGCAGGCTTGCAATTCCTTTCATATATGGTTGACGACAAAACCCCTGGTGAACTCTCCTACGTTGAGTTCTTTATGCATGTGCAGCAGCAAATCAAAACATTTTAAACAAAAATGTTTTGATCCGAATGTGTGCTTATTCAAAAACAATTTTGGTTATTGGCATTTTTTTTTTCTGGCACCAAATTTACTGAGAGACAAGAACAAGAGGAGCATCAAATGTTTCTCGGTGCTCATGCTGAGTTCCGTCAGGTGAGCGGCCACAATGGCCACAATTGCTGATTCGAATGTTTTCAACTTTGTTAGTAATGACACCTGACGTGCAGAATGAGTTTTTTTTTAGATTGTGAACAAGATGATTGGTAAAAATTCATGTACCATTTGATTTTAATGTCCATATACAGGACTATTATTTCAAAACAAGTCACCGCAATGATAAAATGTTCCTTGCAATATTAGAGAATGGCTTATTCTATTTGACTAGTTTGGCTTGCTTGTTCAACCCAATCCATTTTTTTTCTCAGCTCTTCCCTCTTGAAGCTCACACAAACCTCTCAGTTCCTCTAGTTGCTTGGCCTGTGTGACTCGCTTGAGTCATTTTTGAATCATCCAATCTATTCTCGGCTTGattgatattaatttttttttttatgtgaaatTAACATTTGGTTTGTATGATCCTACCATCTCTAGATGTGCATTTGGTAATGAGGGATGAAACGGTTTTTATTCTTTCTATAATTACATTTCAATATTTGTTGAACAATTTGAAGAACTTGTATCATTTCATTTGATTGTAAAAAAAAATGTCCACTTCTATCAATTAAAATCTTGTTtataagtttgtttttttttaaaaaactaagtaaAGATTAACCTAATGAATGAATTGAATGTTAGATAAATCTATTAAGTCAATCCATTCAATCACATTGACTAGATCAATTAAACCGATTGGGGAAAACTAGGTTAGACCAATTGAATCATTATACAAATCAATCATCAAGATAAAAGCAAGTTGAGAAAATAAATCGatgtaaataaggaaaattgtaGATATTAAACATATCAAgcatctttaaaaaaataaattatctaaagaaaatttggttaattaattttaaattcaatttggcttacttcagttgcatcattaaaaaaaatttgaacaacACGGTTTAATTCAGCATGACTCGCCTACTCCCTACCCTTATTACCTATTTTattgataaaataattaaaaggaCAATTTATATTGTTATCAAAAGATAtcctattttaaaaatattaaaagttaATAATTGTAGTCAACTGCTCAAAACTACCAAGTAATTATagaaaaaactattttaatattaatcaaaattattaaaaaaaatattaagtaaaagtaatttaatttaatcaaaatttattaaatattacTGAACGGTCTAGTTTTGAtccaaaattttaatcaaaattactatCATAAAATAATGGACTAGCATTACCTATCACCTCGTCTCATCCCTAAACACGTGCTTGGCACGTGTCTTCTGCAAAGTGGCTGTTTGCGGTGGGTGAGCTTGCGCATGCACTCACTCAATCAATCCCTATTAAAAACAATTCCACGCATCCAattttttatctaatttttatCTAATAAAAAAGGGGGGAAGTTGCCGTTCTTTGCTGTTGCGAaacttttctcaaaaaaaaaaaaaaaaaaccatttttCACCCAAAAAGGAAAATAGTGGGGAACGTTACAAATCCAACCTGTAATTTTCAATCCGCTTCAACCTTCCAATTCCTAATCCAGGACCAGCTCCGCGCCGCCGGCACCACCCTCCAACGGGGCTTCGTCGGCCATAATGCCGGCGTCCAACCATTGATTGATAGGTGTGCACTCAGCTTTGTGCGAGTACTTCCAGTGCGTCGCCTGGCACGCCCTCGAGCAGTACCTGGCGAGGCCGCAGGCCGAGCACATAGAGAACTCATGGCGGCGCGTCTCCGGCCGGCCGCATCCGCCGTTGGAGCACGTCCCGAGCCCCTCCCCGTTCTCATCTCCGCTCCTCGTCGCAAACCACTCCACCAAGAAACGGTTCGCCGGGTGAGGCTCCGGCGGCGGCGTGGCACGCCATAAGTCTAAACCTTCGGAGAGAGAGCGAAGGCGCCGGGTATGGCGGAGTGGTGAGGAGGGGGAGTAGTGCAGGAAGGCGGAGAACTCACGGGCGTTGGCCAGGAGGAGATAGTCGTTACCCTCAGAGACGTCGCGGTGAACTCCATGACCGTCGAGGAAGCAGTAGCCGAGGAGACGCATAGCGTCCACGTAACAGAGGGACGCAGCCCGGGTGCAGAGGAGGACGCCGACCTTGGGATTTCTGTCGCTCTTCAATTTTCCGCTGCCGTTAAAATGGATGACCGCCAGGGAGAAGAGCGCCGCCGCGTGGTTCTTGAGGGCCGCCATAGCCATAAGCCAGACGCCCACCTCTCGATTCCTTAAGCAATAGAACAGGATCTGCAAATGCAACAAGAGAAAATAATCATCGGTCTTTCCATTTCCACCAAATTAAAGAAGCCAAGAACCCTACCATGCCCAAGATGTAACAAGCTTCCGGGCTTCCGGCATCAGCGCAGCGTTGCAAGAATCTGTTAGAGGAAACGGACCATCTGTTGGCTCTCACCGCGAGCAAATCCGGCGACGCCTTGGACAGAACCGCGGGATCGAGTCCCAAACGATTCAGCCTCTTACACCTGCgacaaatccaagaaagaaaccCTGATTTTCCTCAATCGTTGAGCAAAAACAACACACAAATCGCCCCGAGAACCGAAGATGGGGAAGAAAAGGCACACTGTCAAGACGGCGATCAGATCGGATGGTCTCTCGGCGGAGGCACTCAGCTTGCAGAGGATGGATATTACAAGCTCGTCCGGAAGGCCATCAAAGAAGTCGCCGCTCTCCGCCGCACGGGGCCTCTTTCGGCCGGAACAACCTCCTTCTCCTCCGGATGCCCCTCTCCTATGCGTCAGTCCATTCTCTTTTCCCACCTCCATCACCACCGAAGCCCAATCGCCGGCGACCCTTGGCGGAGCATCAACGGGAGGGCTCTTCCGGATTCAAGGGCTCAAATTCTCTCCCTCATTTCCTCGTACGAGACAAAgcagctcccttttatgttaagcaATAGAGCGATGCTGAGGGGAAAAAACACCAGAACGAACGACGATAAACTCAAACAATACACAGGTAATCTGAACCGTTGGTAATTGATCTCATCGATCTAATACGACGGGTATGCTACGGGTAGACTAATGAGGACGGATGTATGCTTACTTTCTAATGGCAGGATAGAGAATTGATTTATGATCTCATCCGCACAATTTCgaaattttactttttttttaccttatttacgttcattattattattttaaaaattaaaattacattaATCCTCTTATTCTTACATTATTATAATAACAATTATAacataattactatatatatatatatatagtaactaTTGTCTCAAAGTAcaaggtaaaataaaaaaaaattcaaaaaaaaatgaaGTTAGGTTGGATTCAATATGATGCCTGTTCTCTACGTTTTTAGTGCCAGCTTTTGGATCCTTCTCAACACAAACCATTACTTCTAAATAACGGCAATTTTTTATTATCCGGAGGAAACGTTTTTTTTGTGGTTATTCTGCGAATAgatatttcattttaaaaatgaaTCCGATCCGTTAATATAATCGAAGTCTACGGACAAATATTAGAATAGGATTGGGAGTTTTTCGATTCGGGTTAGAGATT is drawn from Zingiber officinale cultivar Zhangliang chromosome 1B, Zo_v1.1, whole genome shotgun sequence and contains these coding sequences:
- the LOC122048633 gene encoding F-box protein At1g67340-like; its protein translation is MEVGKENGLTHRRGASGGEGGCSGRKRPRAAESGDFFDGLPDELVISILCKLSASAERPSDLIAVLTVCKRLNRLGLDPAVLSKASPDLLAVRANRWSVSSNRFLQRCADAGSPEACYILGMILFYCLRNREVGVWLMAMAALKNHAAALFSLAVIHFNGSGKLKSDRNPKVGVLLCTRAASLCYVDAMRLLGYCFLDGHGVHRDVSEGNDYLLLANAREFSAFLHYSPSSPLRHTRRLRSLSEGLDLWRATPPPEPHPANRFLVEWFATRSGDENGEGLGTCSNGGCGRPETRRHEFSMCSACGLARYCSRACQATHWKYSHKAECTPINQWLDAGIMADEAPLEGGAGGAELVLD